From Loxodonta africana isolate mLoxAfr1 chromosome 2, mLoxAfr1.hap2, whole genome shotgun sequence, the proteins below share one genomic window:
- the POU4F3 gene encoding POU domain, class 4, transcription factor 3, producing MMAMNAKQPFGMHPVLQEPKFSSLHSGSEAMRRVCLPAPQLQGNIFGSFDESLLARAEALAAVDIVSHGKNHPFKPDATYHTMSSVPCTSTSSTVPISHPAALTSHPHHAVHQGLEGDLLEHISPTLSVSGLGAPEHSVMPAQIHPHHLGAMGHLHQAMGMSHPHAVAPHSAMPACLSDVESDPRELEAFAERFKQRRIKLGVTQADVGAALANLKIPGVGSLSQSTICRFESLTLSHNNMIALKPVLQAWLEEAEAAYREKNSKPELFNGSERKRKRTSIAAPEKRSLEAYFAIQPRPSSEKIAAIAEKLDLKKNVVRVWFCNQRQKQKRMKYSAVH from the exons ATGATGGCCATGAACGCCAAGCAGCCTTTCGGCATGCACCCGGTGCTGCAAGAGCCCAAATTCTCCAGCCTGCACTCCGGCTCCGAGGCCATGCGCAGAGTCTGTCTCCCAGCCCCGCAG CTGCAGGGTAATATATTTGGAAGCTTTGATGAGAGCCTGCTGGCACGCGCCGAAGCTCTGGCGGCGGTGGATATCGTCTCCCACGGCAAGAACCATCCGTTCAAGCCCGACGCCACCTACCATACCATGAGCAGCGTGCCCTGCACGTCCACTTCCTCCACCGTGCCCATCTCCCACCCGGCCGCGCTCACCTCGCACCCGCACCACGCCGTGCACCAGGGGCTAGAAGGCGACCTGCTGGAGCACATCTCGCCCACGCTAAGCGTGAGCGGTTTGGGCGCCCCCGAGCACTCGGTGATGCCCGCTCAGATCCACCCACACCACCTGGGCGCCATGGGCCACCTGCACCAGGCAATGGGCATGAGTCACCCGCATGCCGTGGCGCCTCACAGCGCCATGCCTGCATGCCTCAGTGACGTGGAGTCAGACCCACGAGAGCTTGAAGCCTTCGCGGAGCGCTTCAAGCAGCGGCGCATCAAGCTGGGAGTGACCCAAGCGGACGTGGGTGCGGCTCTGGCCAACCTCAAGATCCCTGGCGTGGGCTCGCTCAGCCAGAGCACCATCTGCAGGTTTGAGTCTCTCACTCTCTCGCACAACAACATGATTGCTCTTAAGCCGGTGCTCCAGGCCTGGCTGGAGGAGGCTGAGGCCGCCTACCGCGAGAAGAACAGCAAGCCGGAGCTCTTCAACGGCAGTGAGCGGAAGCGCAAACGCACGTCCATAGCAGCGCCGGAGAAGCGCTCACTCGAGGCCTACTTCGCCATCCAGCCACGGCCTTCATCCGAGAAGATCGCGGCCATAGCTGAGAAACTGGACCTTAAAAAGAACGTGGTGAGGGTCTGGTTCTGCAACCAGAGACAGAAACAGAAACGAATGAAGTACTCGGCCGTCCACTGA